One genomic region from Uloborus diversus isolate 005 chromosome 2, Udiv.v.3.1, whole genome shotgun sequence encodes:
- the LOC129216198 gene encoding uncharacterized protein LOC129216198 isoform X2 produces the protein MLPEAPVQPGAPVHLPRTSSQSSPLVMAPATPTTSQNALHQSPAMQISSSEQNLFQKLLRSFHLLRMEVKEIKATLDLLVEQSNNSRNQSSVAVTNIDVKLPLEDFEGVQNLERLLEEESNKNYLLNKCKNFGGSCFQDHTRRILKHLFTDETAELFSWTGSKGGKRKFMSLKIADLVIEAVLKESGQTTRADVENVMKNWLRHAKDRADYRKFGQYKKKLPPMQDAPPSC, from the exons ATGTTGCCCGAGGCACCGGTGCAACCAGGTGCACCGGTACATCTGCCACGGACTTCAAGCCAAAGTTCGCCACTTGTTATGGCTCCTGCAACGCCAACTACAAGCCAGAATGCGCTTCATCAGTCGCCTGCTATGCAGATCTCCAGCAGTGAACAaa atCTTTTCCAGAAGCTGCTGAGGAGTTTCCATCTGCTAAGGATGGAAGTAAAAGAGATTAAAGCGACATTGGACTTGCTCGTTGAGCAGTCAAACAACAGTAGGA ATCAATCTTCTGTAGCTGTGACAAACATAGATGTTAAACTTCCTCTGGAAGATTTTGAAGGTGTTCAAAATCTAGAGAGGTTGCTAGAAGAAGAGAGCAACAAAAACTACTTG CTTAACAAGTGCAAGAATTTTGGGGGCAGTTGCTTCCAGGATCATACCAGGAGGATTCTGAAACATTTATTCACAGATGAAACTGCAGAACTGTTTTCGTGGACTGGCAGCAaaggaggaaaaagaaaatttatgagTCTGAAAATCGCTGACCTTGTTATTG aagcTGTTCTTAAAGAAAGTGGCCAAACTACAAGAGCAGATGTggaaaatgttatgaaaaattgGCTACGCCATGCAAAGGATCGTGCCGACTACAGAAAGTTCggacagtacaaaaaaaaactcCCCCCAATGCAAGATGCCCCTCCCTCTTGTTAA
- the LOC129216198 gene encoding uncharacterized protein LOC129216198 isoform X1 — MVWYQNDLIQKICWNLIIPRGHHDESFEHARKKIKKAEGASDVEKVYFSTTDSEQCGRGKRKRWARTHDSSSESDDELLTKRPSSNIVNMLPEAPVQPGAPVHLPRTSSQSSPLVMAPATPTTSQNALHQSPAMQISSSEQNLFQKLLRSFHLLRMEVKEIKATLDLLVEQSNNSRNQSSVAVTNIDVKLPLEDFEGVQNLERLLEEESNKNYLLNKCKNFGGSCFQDHTRRILKHLFTDETAELFSWTGSKGGKRKFMSLKIADLVIEAVLKESGQTTRADVENVMKNWLRHAKDRADYRKFGQYKKKLPPMQDAPPSC; from the exons aaagttttgaACATGccagaaaaaagataaaaaaggcTGAGGGCGCTAGTGATGTGGAGAAGGTCTACTTCTCCACTACAGATTCGGAGCAGTGTGGCAGGGGAAAGAGGAAAAGGTGGGCCAGAACTCACGACTCGTCCTCTGAATCGGATGATGAGTTGCTCACCAAAAGACCCTCCTCAAACATTGTAAATATGTTGCCCGAGGCACCGGTGCAACCAGGTGCACCGGTACATCTGCCACGGACTTCAAGCCAAAGTTCGCCACTTGTTATGGCTCCTGCAACGCCAACTACAAGCCAGAATGCGCTTCATCAGTCGCCTGCTATGCAGATCTCCAGCAGTGAACAaa atCTTTTCCAGAAGCTGCTGAGGAGTTTCCATCTGCTAAGGATGGAAGTAAAAGAGATTAAAGCGACATTGGACTTGCTCGTTGAGCAGTCAAACAACAGTAGGA ATCAATCTTCTGTAGCTGTGACAAACATAGATGTTAAACTTCCTCTGGAAGATTTTGAAGGTGTTCAAAATCTAGAGAGGTTGCTAGAAGAAGAGAGCAACAAAAACTACTTG CTTAACAAGTGCAAGAATTTTGGGGGCAGTTGCTTCCAGGATCATACCAGGAGGATTCTGAAACATTTATTCACAGATGAAACTGCAGAACTGTTTTCGTGGACTGGCAGCAaaggaggaaaaagaaaatttatgagTCTGAAAATCGCTGACCTTGTTATTG aagcTGTTCTTAAAGAAAGTGGCCAAACTACAAGAGCAGATGTggaaaatgttatgaaaaattgGCTACGCCATGCAAAGGATCGTGCCGACTACAGAAAGTTCggacagtacaaaaaaaaactcCCCCCAATGCAAGATGCCCCTCCCTCTTGTTAA